In one Cytophagales bacterium genomic region, the following are encoded:
- a CDS encoding gliding motility-associated C-terminal domain-containing protein, whose protein sequence is MANPDTVAGPAFQTVDSIYFSSPGTYTIELWVTTSCCGRVRDTTTVTVIANTFNVDLAASNDSICLGDSITFIASPPGYISYEFFINGVSVQNSPDSIFTTTGLLTGDSVVVSAFVGNCFTNPSAILAPVVVPIPTALLTNSEPDSTICQGDSIIFTASPATYAFYDFYVDTTLVQSGSGNVFTTDTLTNGDSITVIVPNLLLCLGPSSNSITITVNPVPAVTLSSSDSNSTICVGDSVTFTVNPSGINNYEFYVGGTFVQSGLSNTYTTTNLTDGDSIVVAAISSFGCAGVTNTLFFAVNPPQPVILTSTADTICFGDSIIFTASPGGYDSYEFFSGATSLQDSSNNTYSATNLQPGDTITVVATHLGCPSVPGNAVSIAVLSGPAIALSSSDTTICVGDSVLFTASPAGFVNYEFFIGASSVQSDTMNTFTITTLTDGDSIVVIASDIYCPGPLSNTIVFTVNPLPNVTLSSDMGTTICDGDTVTITASAAGSNTYEFFINAILQNSTDSTYTTDSLSDGDIITVIATSSADCIGPVSNSLIFTVNPIPIAALISNKDTICSGESITFTANPSGCGTYDFYDGATLVQSSADSVFTTINLDTTNSIVAIVTCLGCPSPPSSAIVTTVIPFPNVTGNDTSTTCDSIGTITLTGSPLGGVWSGLGIIDTLAGIFSPVLTGAGNHLVTYTFSNANCSDTDTLVVTVNALPVNAGIDTSVCEKGDSIVLAGFSPPGGVWLGDGITDSTLGIFVPGATVAGLHSITYTLSDGKCTFSDTTVVTVNALPVVTLTTLNNTICEGDNITFTATLSVYDDYVFFVNADSVQDSVSNTYSTTEIKNGDAITVIATNLGCTGELSNELTVTIREDCRKELFIPSAFSPNEDEKNDTLYIRGIGIDNVITFVVYNRWGEKIFEKNDFEANLPEHGWDGTLHGTELNLGVFVYYVEVAYFDGTKESKNGDVTLIR, encoded by the coding sequence ATGGCAAATCCGGATACTGTAGCCGGGCCTGCTTTCCAAACAGTTGACAGTATCTATTTCAGCTCTCCCGGAACATATACCATAGAATTATGGGTAACCACTTCCTGCTGCGGACGCGTACGCGATACCACCACGGTGACCGTAATTGCAAACACATTCAATGTTGACCTGGCAGCATCTAACGACAGTATTTGTCTTGGCGATTCCATAACTTTTATTGCGTCCCCCCCAGGTTATATCAGCTATGAGTTCTTTATTAACGGTGTTTCAGTACAGAATAGCCCGGATAGTATTTTTACAACAACAGGATTATTAACAGGCGACTCAGTAGTTGTTTCTGCATTTGTTGGCAACTGTTTTACCAATCCGAGCGCTATACTGGCACCGGTGGTTGTGCCTATTCCCACAGCCCTATTGACTAATTCTGAGCCGGACAGCACAATATGCCAGGGAGACAGTATAATTTTTACTGCATCACCGGCTACTTATGCATTCTATGATTTTTATGTTGATACCACCCTGGTCCAATCAGGTTCGGGAAATGTTTTTACAACAGATACCTTAACAAATGGAGATAGTATCACTGTAATAGTACCCAATCTGCTTTTATGCCTCGGGCCTTCAAGCAATTCCATTACAATTACCGTGAATCCTGTGCCTGCTGTAACTTTGAGCAGCTCTGACTCTAATAGTACAATTTGTGTAGGAGATTCAGTGACATTTACCGTAAACCCATCGGGTATCAATAATTATGAATTTTATGTTGGAGGCACATTTGTTCAGTCCGGACTAAGCAATACCTATACCACTACAAATTTAACCGATGGAGACAGCATTGTTGTAGCGGCTATAAGCAGTTTCGGTTGTGCCGGTGTGACGAATACTTTGTTTTTTGCAGTAAATCCGCCTCAGCCGGTGATCTTAACAAGTACTGCTGATACGATTTGTTTTGGCGATAGTATAATTTTTACAGCTTCTCCCGGAGGGTATGACAGCTATGAGTTCTTTTCAGGAGCAACATCACTCCAGGATAGTTCGAACAATACTTACAGCGCCACAAATTTACAACCCGGTGATACGATCACGGTTGTGGCAACGCATTTGGGTTGCCCTTCTGTTCCGGGCAATGCTGTATCCATTGCAGTACTTTCAGGGCCAGCCATTGCTTTAAGCAGTTCGGATACTACAATTTGTGTTGGAGATAGTGTGCTATTTACAGCCTCTCCTGCAGGGTTTGTTAATTATGAGTTTTTTATTGGTGCAAGCTCTGTTCAGTCAGATACTATGAATACCTTTACTATCACAACCTTAACAGATGGCGATAGTATTGTAGTGATTGCTTCAGACATTTATTGTCCGGGCCCTCTTAGTAATACAATAGTTTTTACTGTTAATCCATTGCCCAATGTTACATTGAGCTCAGATATGGGTACCACTATCTGCGATGGGGATACGGTAACAATCACTGCATCTGCTGCCGGTTCCAACACTTACGAATTTTTTATCAACGCCATTTTACAAAATAGTACGGATAGTACCTATACAACAGATAGTCTGAGTGATGGTGATATTATCACTGTAATTGCTACGAGCAGTGCAGATTGTATTGGCCCGGTGAGCAATTCATTGATCTTTACCGTAAATCCCATACCCATAGCGGCATTGATCAGCAATAAGGATACGATATGCAGTGGTGAGAGCATTACTTTTACAGCAAACCCTTCAGGATGCGGCACTTATGATTTTTATGATGGAGCCACCTTAGTGCAAAGCAGCGCTGACAGCGTTTTTACGACAATAAACCTGGATACTACAAACAGTATTGTTGCGATAGTAACTTGTTTAGGATGTCCAAGCCCACCCAGTAGCGCTATTGTAACCACAGTAATTCCTTTTCCTAACGTTACAGGAAACGATACTTCAACCACCTGTGACAGTATCGGTACTATTACGCTTACCGGAAGCCCGCTTGGGGGGGTATGGTCGGGTTTGGGTATTATTGATACCTTGGCAGGCATATTTAGTCCTGTTCTCACAGGTGCAGGGAATCATCTGGTTACTTACACTTTTTCTAATGCCAACTGTTCAGATACAGATACTTTGGTAGTTACTGTAAATGCGCTGCCTGTTAATGCAGGGATTGATACCTCTGTTTGTGAAAAAGGGGATTCTATTGTGCTTGCCGGATTTAGTCCTCCCGGTGGAGTGTGGTTAGGTGATGGTATCACTGATAGCACCTTGGGGATCTTTGTTCCCGGAGCTACAGTTGCAGGGTTGCATTCGATCACTTACACACTATCTGATGGCAAGTGTACATTTTCAGATACTACAGTAGTTACCGTTAATGCCTTACCTGTTGTAACATTAACAACCCTTAACAATACAATTTGTGAAGGAGATAATATCACTTTTACTGCGACCCTTTCGGTCTATGACGATTATGTATTTTTTGTTAACGCTGATTCGGTGCAGGATAGTGTGAGTAATACTTACTCTACAACTGAAATAAAAAATGGTGATGCCATTACCGTTATAGCAACAAACCTGGGTTGTACCGGTGAGCTTAGCAATGAATTAACCGTTACGATCAGGGAAGATTGCCGTAAAGAGCTTTTTATTCCCAGCGCTTTTTCTCCAAACGAGGATGAAAAAAATGATACACTTTATATCAGGGGGATTGGAATTGATAATGTTATAACTTTTGTAGTTTATAACCGCTGGGGTGAAAAGATATTTGAAAAGAATGATTTTGAAGCTAATCTTCCTGAACACGGATGGGACGGCACACTTCATGGAACTGAGCTGAATCTTGGCGTTTTTGTATATTATGTAGAGGTAGCGTATTTTGACGGGACGAAGGAAAGTAAGAACGGGGATGTTACCCTGATACGTTGA